From Selenomonas ruminantium AC2024, a single genomic window includes:
- a CDS encoding sugar ABC transporter substrate-binding protein, which produces MERGERFFWSVMGALLMFLTGLIMWQVMQTDFSLRQTEHRRKFGAVYMTLNNPFYEIVDEEIRMEVERRGDVLISRDPALSVERQEEAVRDLINSGVDVIFINPVDWQRIAPALQLAKEANVLVIAVDTNVEDENYVAATVVSDNYLAGQQCAEHLLEHASGGNIALLKHSEARSSVDRIQGFLDRLAGNPNFKVVAQAECRGQLELAMPAMQEMLKRHPEIDVVMALNDPAAMGAMAALQNVGRLDKVMVYGVDGVPETKEMIYQGHMMATAGQSPRALGRHAAEQAYKLLAGEKVPKLMRLPTMLLTRDNLGTEMRGWD; this is translated from the coding sequence ATGGAACGGGGCGAGCGGTTCTTTTGGAGCGTGATGGGGGCCTTGCTGATGTTTTTGACAGGGCTTATCATGTGGCAGGTAATGCAGACGGATTTTTCTTTGCGGCAGACGGAACATCGGCGTAAGTTTGGGGCGGTCTATATGACCCTTAACAATCCCTTCTATGAAATCGTGGATGAGGAAATCCGCATGGAAGTGGAGCGGCGGGGAGATGTGCTTATTTCCCGGGACCCTGCGCTGTCGGTGGAACGGCAGGAAGAAGCGGTGCGGGATCTTATCAACAGTGGGGTGGATGTCATCTTCATCAACCCTGTGGACTGGCAGCGCATTGCGCCAGCGCTGCAGCTGGCCAAAGAGGCTAATGTGCTGGTGATTGCCGTGGATACCAACGTGGAAGATGAGAATTATGTAGCCGCTACGGTGGTGTCGGATAATTATCTGGCAGGCCAGCAATGTGCCGAGCATTTGCTGGAACATGCCAGCGGGGGCAATATTGCCCTGCTGAAACATTCGGAAGCCCGTTCTTCTGTGGACAGAATTCAGGGCTTTTTGGACAGGCTGGCAGGCAATCCCAATTTCAAGGTGGTGGCGCAGGCGGAGTGCCGGGGACAGCTGGAGCTGGCCATGCCTGCCATGCAGGAAATGCTGAAACGCCATCCGGAAATCGATGTGGTGATGGCGTTGAATGACCCCGCGGCTATGGGCGCCATGGCCGCCCTGCAAAACGTGGGCCGTCTGGACAAGGTGATGGTCTATGGCGTGGACGGTGTGCCGGAAACCAAGGAAATGATTTATCAAGGCCATATGATGGCGACGGCTGGGCAGTCGCCGCGCGCTTTGGGTCGTCATGCGGCGGAACAGGCCTACAAGCTGTTGGCAGGAGAAAAGGTGCCTAAGCTCATGCGCCTGCCCACAATGCTGCTTACCCGGGATAATCTGGGAACCGAAATGAGAGGATGGGATTAA
- a CDS encoding sensor histidine kinase, whose translation MAGEYTWEERRLEWLYGLLGLYNGLVVLLMAGFMSLTQEKIVNSMTAHAFLTTLPIVPLPASKGFLLSVGAYALLILLGKLYRHGGMTSGQLHLIFAAEIGICMLLMKSLNLAYDGIVLLAVADLMHRYHGENQSWLLLGAMLGIYFMANYNMAIFQRHVAPFDVYTAYYRPEVQSVLLAIKNGFQSFNIVLFVLYLVLLVQSKHHEKERIASLNKQLEEANVQLRAYALEAERTAETRERNRLAREIHDTLGHTLTGIVAGLDACIVLVDAVPTAAKKQLEKIRETARHGIVDVRRSVKKLRPDDLEKMPLQQAVKKVIAEFSASSGVEIHLVELGWPEKLREDEEEVIYRIVQEGITNARRHGMATKVTVTCGTEPGRFYIMIADNGKGCDKPQHGFGLRHMEERLELLHGRLRYWSDKGFTLEATIPMGKNVMDNNGEADV comes from the coding sequence ATGGCCGGGGAATATACATGGGAGGAACGGCGGCTCGAATGGCTCTATGGTTTGCTGGGACTTTACAATGGGCTGGTTGTTTTACTGATGGCCGGGTTTATGAGCCTGACGCAGGAAAAAATTGTGAACAGTATGACGGCCCATGCATTTTTGACCACGCTGCCCATTGTGCCATTGCCGGCCTCGAAAGGTTTTTTGCTGTCGGTGGGCGCCTATGCCCTGCTGATTCTGCTGGGCAAGCTCTACCGTCACGGCGGCATGACTTCAGGCCAGCTCCATTTGATTTTTGCAGCGGAAATCGGCATCTGCATGCTCTTGATGAAAAGCCTGAATTTGGCTTATGACGGCATTGTGTTGTTGGCGGTGGCTGACCTGATGCACCGCTACCATGGGGAGAATCAGAGCTGGCTGCTCCTGGGCGCAATGCTTGGAATTTACTTCATGGCCAACTACAATATGGCCATCTTTCAACGCCATGTGGCACCTTTTGATGTGTACACGGCCTATTACCGGCCGGAGGTGCAGTCGGTACTGCTGGCCATAAAGAATGGCTTTCAGTCGTTCAATATCGTACTGTTTGTGCTCTATTTGGTGCTCTTGGTACAGAGCAAGCACCACGAGAAGGAGCGCATTGCCAGTCTCAATAAGCAGCTGGAGGAAGCCAATGTGCAGCTGCGGGCGTATGCCTTGGAGGCGGAGCGCACGGCTGAGACACGCGAGCGCAACCGTCTGGCCCGGGAGATTCATGATACGCTGGGCCACACCCTGACGGGCATTGTGGCCGGGCTGGATGCCTGCATTGTGTTGGTGGATGCGGTGCCGACCGCCGCCAAGAAGCAGTTGGAAAAGATTCGGGAGACGGCCCGCCATGGCATTGTGGACGTCCGCCGCTCCGTGAAGAAATTACGCCCGGATGATTTGGAAAAAATGCCGCTGCAGCAGGCGGTGAAGAAAGTTATCGCCGAGTTCTCGGCCTCATCCGGTGTGGAAATCCATCTGGTGGAGCTGGGCTGGCCGGAGAAGCTGCGGGAAGATGAGGAAGAAGTTATCTACCGCATTGTGCAGGAGGGCATAACCAATGCCCGCCGCCATGGCATGGCAACGAAGGTTACAGTCACCTGCGGTACGGAACCGGGGCGGTTCTATATCATGATTGCCGACAATGGTAAAGGCTGCGACAAGCCGCAGCATGGCTTTGGCCTGCGCCATATGGAGGAACGGCTGGAACTTCTGCATGGGCGGCTGCGGTATTGGAGTGACAAGGGCTTTACTTTGGAAGCCACCATACCCATGGGGAAGAATGTAATGGATAATAATGGGGAGGCAGATGTTTGA
- a CDS encoding response regulator transcription factor yields the protein MIKVIIADDQELIRESLKIVLDQNEDIEVTGVAENGQILMDMLTNSQPDVILMDVRMPELDGVEATREVKRLYPAVKIIILTTFDDDEYVFNALKYGASGYLLKGVSVPELTGAIRTVVSGGAMINPGIVAKVVKFFNQMAQGSSAVETGPIGEGLSRTERNIAHLVGHGLSNKEIAEKLRLSEGTVRNGLSSTLSKLGLRDRTQLAIWAVQTGLAAAEVDVS from the coding sequence ATGATAAAGGTGATTATCGCCGATGATCAGGAACTCATCCGGGAAAGCCTGAAAATCGTATTGGATCAGAATGAGGATATTGAAGTAACCGGTGTGGCAGAAAACGGTCAGATTTTGATGGATATGCTGACAAATAGCCAGCCAGATGTCATTCTGATGGATGTGCGCATGCCGGAACTGGATGGGGTGGAGGCCACCCGCGAGGTCAAACGGCTCTATCCGGCAGTCAAAATCATCATCCTCACCACCTTTGATGATGATGAGTACGTGTTTAACGCCTTGAAATATGGAGCCAGCGGCTACCTCTTAAAGGGTGTGTCCGTGCCTGAGCTCACCGGGGCCATTCGTACGGTCGTTTCCGGCGGGGCCATGATTAACCCGGGGATTGTGGCCAAGGTCGTGAAGTTCTTCAATCAGATGGCCCAGGGCAGCAGTGCCGTGGAAACCGGCCCCATTGGTGAAGGTCTCAGCCGCACGGAGCGCAATATCGCGCATCTGGTGGGGCATGGCCTCTCCAACAAGGAGATTGCGGAAAAACTGCGGCTTTCGGAAGGCACGGTGCGCAATGGTCTGTCCAGCACCCTGTCCAAACTGGGGCTTAGGGACCGTACGCAGCTGGCCATTTGGGCGGTGCAGACAGGGCTCGCAGCTGCTGAGGTGGATGTATCGTGA
- a CDS encoding ABC transporter substrate-binding protein — protein sequence MKRGFAIYFACLMLLTCFLGWYLTRPKVLTVGLFAGSNWNVPEGDSYALMEEAIKRFEAEHPGVKVKYVSGIRREDYSEWLAERLLKGEEPDIFVVPGADFDLYASIGALAPLDRSMNKDTEFDPSVYYPMALEYGRWNGISYALPVGAVPTLMFVNKTLLAKEGIPIPGNDWTWQDFLRICKAVTKDTDGDGRLDQFGVYDYTWRKAALTNDVQIFSADGRNANFMSKNMEEVLYFMDELHAVSQGQEVTAKDFDMGRVAFRPFTFAEYRTYKPYPWRIKKYSSFEWDCIKLPAGPSGHNSSIMQTMIMAISARTSEPRLSWELLKTICYDPAIQELMLTKSQGLPVRRDVVESPQAQQLFMAATPGSEEMNLKIVSQVMDDSMTEPKFPRYKEAMNLADHKLLHIVQENMSLSSALSQVQKEINAYLQQ from the coding sequence GTGAAGCGCGGATTTGCCATTTACTTTGCCTGCCTGATGCTCTTGACCTGCTTTCTGGGCTGGTATTTGACCCGTCCCAAGGTTCTTACGGTGGGGCTATTTGCCGGCAGCAACTGGAATGTGCCGGAGGGTGATTCCTATGCGCTGATGGAAGAAGCCATCAAGCGCTTTGAGGCCGAGCATCCCGGCGTGAAGGTTAAATATGTCAGCGGCATCCGCAGGGAGGATTACTCCGAATGGCTGGCGGAACGCCTGCTCAAAGGTGAGGAGCCGGATATCTTCGTGGTGCCCGGAGCGGATTTTGACCTTTACGCTTCCATCGGTGCATTGGCGCCCCTTGACCGGTCAATGAATAAGGACACGGAATTTGACCCGTCCGTTTATTACCCCATGGCGTTGGAATATGGCCGCTGGAACGGCATCAGCTATGCTTTGCCGGTGGGAGCTGTGCCCACTTTGATGTTCGTCAACAAGACCCTGCTGGCGAAAGAAGGCATTCCCATCCCAGGAAATGACTGGACATGGCAGGATTTTTTGCGGATTTGCAAGGCTGTGACAAAGGATACTGACGGGGATGGGCGACTCGACCAGTTCGGTGTCTATGACTACACCTGGCGCAAGGCGGCGCTCACCAATGACGTGCAGATTTTTTCTGCGGATGGGCGCAATGCAAACTTCATGAGCAAGAACATGGAGGAAGTCCTGTATTTTATGGACGAATTGCATGCGGTCAGTCAGGGGCAGGAAGTTACCGCCAAGGACTTTGACATGGGCCGGGTGGCCTTCCGTCCCTTCACCTTTGCCGAGTACCGCACCTATAAGCCCTATCCCTGGCGCATAAAAAAATACAGTTCCTTCGAATGGGACTGTATCAAACTGCCAGCGGGGCCGTCCGGCCATAATTCTTCTATTATGCAGACTATGATTATGGCCATCAGTGCCCGCACCAGTGAGCCGCGCCTGTCGTGGGAACTGTTAAAGACCATTTGCTATGACCCCGCTATTCAGGAACTGATGTTGACGAAATCACAGGGACTGCCCGTCCGCCGGGATGTGGTGGAATCTCCCCAAGCGCAGCAGCTCTTTATGGCCGCTACGCCCGGCAGTGAGGAAATGAATCTGAAAATCGTGAGTCAGGTCATGGATGATTCTATGACGGAGCCAAAGTTCCCCCGTTACAAGGAAGCCATGAATCTGGCCGACCATAAGCTCTTGCATATCGTGCAGGAAAATATGTCCCTGAGCAGTGCGTTAAGTCAGGTACAGAAGGAGATAAACGCCTACCTGCAGCAGTAA
- a CDS encoding PTS sugar transporter subunit IIA has translation MTAVKTPCQRLLAPFSGKTLELASVPDPVFAEKLTGDGLAIELASDTVLAPCDGVISLFFDTKHAFAITTDEGIQILVHVGLDSIILNGEGLTALKQSGDRVTAGTPIIKVDLDVLEKHSINMISPVLVVNYDKVSDLKPCCPGCEVSAGSDEVLQYAIAV, from the coding sequence ATGACTGCAGTTAAAACACCGTGCCAACGTCTTTTAGCCCCCTTCTCCGGTAAAACTTTGGAACTTGCCTCTGTTCCTGACCCGGTATTTGCGGAAAAACTCACCGGTGACGGTCTGGCAATTGAACTGGCCAGCGACACCGTGCTGGCTCCCTGTGACGGCGTGATTTCCCTGTTCTTTGACACAAAACACGCCTTTGCCATCACCACGGATGAGGGTATTCAGATTCTCGTCCATGTGGGGCTCGACAGCATCATTCTGAACGGTGAAGGCCTCACTGCCCTGAAACAATCCGGTGACCGGGTAACCGCCGGCACCCCTATCATCAAAGTTGATTTGGATGTTTTGGAAAAGCACTCCATCAACATGATTTCTCCTGTCCTTGTGGTCAATTACGACAAAGTATCGGATTTGAAGCCCTGCTGTCCCGGCTGTGAAGTATCTGCCGGCAGCGATGAGGTTCTGCAATACGCCATCGCCGTATAA